The DNA region TCTGCTTGTGCAATCGCACGTTTCACAGAGTTAGCTGCTTTATCAATATCAATCACGATACCTCGGCTTAAGCCTTCTGACTTAGCATTACCTACCCCGATAATATTAATTTGTCCTTCGATATATTCAGCTACAACAACTTTGATTGATGCTGTACCGATATCTAAACCTACATAAATTCCTGATTTAGCCATGAATTGTACTACCTCCTATGTCTTGTTTTGTACCATTATTTTTTCGTTTTTTTGATGTTAGTTTTATAAAAAATATTTCTATGGTGTATTCTTATTAATTCTACCATATATATACTTCATAACCCAAGTAATATCACTGATTTTATTGATAAAAACAGTTGGTTTTTGAGCACTCATAATAAATTCTTAAAAAACAAAGTTGACAACTTCTGTCTATTACATCCCGCCAACATTTAAATCACCAATCGGCTGTCCGTTTTCATCATATTGCGGAACAGCATTTGGATCATAGTTTGGATCATAATTTGGGTCGTAATTTGGGTCAGCATTAGGATCGTTCAACCCCTGATCAAGGTTTTCTCCTAATTGATTGTCGTTTGTTTCCGTTTCTTGTTCATTTTTTTCAGGCGTTTGGTTCCATGACTCTTCTAGCTCACCATCTTGTAAGCTTTCAAGCCATTTGTCATAGCCCATGCCATTAGCACCATCTTCTTTTTTAGCTTGGTCCTTAGCAGTTCCGTTATTCGGTCCGGATAATTCGCCTTTGGCAATCTTTTCTGCTTCTTCTTTAGCTTTTTTCTCTGCTTCTTCAGCCGCGATTGTTACATAACTTTTTGAAAAGACTCCGGCTTCCATATCGACAACACCGGGACCATCCATTTGTTTAGCAACACTTGGATAATAATTGATTTTCTCGTAATAATCACGAGTCGAAGCAAGAATTTCATTGCCATCTTCCATGTAAATCGTAATCAAATAAGGATTCGTTTTAGACGGTGTCGCATGAATTTCTTTAATGTTTTTACGCACTTCTTTTGAAACGATATAAAATTTCTCTACAAAAGCTTTCAGAACATCATCTTCTTTAAAACCAACCATCAAAGGAAATTTGTTATCTGGTTTTGAAACATTCTCTTTAATAATTGTGCCGTTTTCTAAAACCGCAAACAAGCTATCACCATCTTTGACATAGGCAACTTCTGCAAATTCAGTCACAATTAATTTCAAGCCGTTAATGCCAACTAGCTTGCGATCAATTGTATGTATACGTTGATTTTCTTTTTTAGCTTTTTTCAGCATTCCTTTATCGAAGTATGCTTGCCAAATAAAATCTTTATCCGTGACACCTAACGAAGAGACGACTCGTTCACTGGCCACCTTATCATTTCCGACTACTTTTATTTCTCCAACTTTACTTAATGGCGAAATATAGTAAAACAATGCTAACGCTACTACAGCAAATAAACTGATGATTAAAATCAAGCGACGTCGTAAACGTTTATGACGCGTTTCTTTCATCTTCGGAAGCTTATCTGCGAACGAAACTGATTTCGGTAAATCTTTCAATTTCTTAACACTTTCATCAATTTCTTCATCAAGCTCGGTTTCAGTCGATAATTTGAAAGTTTTATGACCTTCTTCTGTCACTTCCCACTTCTCGACTGGTGTATCTTCAATCATTTC from Vagococcus coleopterorum includes:
- a CDS encoding cell division protein FtsQ/DivIB, whose product is MVGKHSKKKKSKHENDEPKELTPWQIENIRYQEELAAQKLAEEEALKNAEFDEQEGIVESEISFETEEVEEMIEDTPVEKWEVTEEGHKTFKLSTETELDEEIDESVKKLKDLPKSVSFADKLPKMKETRHKRLRRRLILIISLFAVVALALFYYISPLSKVGEIKVVGNDKVASERVVSSLGVTDKDFIWQAYFDKGMLKKAKKENQRIHTIDRKLVGINGLKLIVTEFAEVAYVKDGDSLFAVLENGTIIKENVSKPDNKFPLMVGFKEDDVLKAFVEKFYIVSKEVRKNIKEIHATPSKTNPYLITIYMEDGNEILASTRDYYEKINYYPSVAKQMDGPGVVDMEAGVFSKSYVTIAAEEAEKKAKEEAEKIAKGELSGPNNGTAKDQAKKEDGANGMGYDKWLESLQDGELEESWNQTPEKNEQETETNDNQLGENLDQGLNDPNADPNYDPNYDPNYDPNAVPQYDENGQPIGDLNVGGM